The Montipora capricornis isolate CH-2021 chromosome 1, ASM3666992v2, whole genome shotgun sequence genome contains a region encoding:
- the LOC138036070 gene encoding deoxyguanosine kinase-like isoform X2: MIGFKSTLQGTASPAQLVIVEGNIGVGKSTLACQLAKQLNYRVFLEPTTKNPYLAKFYRDPKKYALKLQLWIFRQRFKTYVDATEHVLKYGQGVLLDRSVFSDSVFAEANYQHGTISQAGYDHYKQLREKSLEAMLIPHTTLYLDVQPKTCNQRILGRARDYEKSIPLDYLKELDASYKKFLDEMREIGSRVLVYDWTDFGYKFEVAEDIKKGHVLEWKKENKDNFIKLSSQKSLIKDMLTLNHTLPEAVISEDEEEQHPNQKLKATKSDKQSEHYLSQHSAPPVKA; the protein is encoded by the exons ATGATTGGTTTCAAGTCGACCTTGCAAGGCACTGCGTCGCCAGCGCAACTCGTCATTGTAGAAGGAAACATTGGTGTTGGTAAATCCACATTAGCTTGTCAGTTGGCCAAACAGTTAAATTACAGAGTCTTCCTGGAACCCACGACGAAAAATCCATACCTGGCAAAGTTTTATCGAGATCCTAAGAAATACGCTTTGAAACTTCAATTGTGGATCTTCCGACAAAGATTCAAAACATATGTTGATGCAACAGAACATGTCTTAAAATATG GTCAAGGAGTATTGTTGGACAGATCTGTGTTCAGTGATTCAGTCTTTGCTGAGGCAAATTACCAACATGGAACAATTTCTCAAGCAG GTTATGACCATTACAAACAACTCAGAGAGAAATCATTGGAAGCGATGTTAATTCCACACACCACCTTATATCTTGATGTGCAACCCAAGACCTGCAATCAGCGCATTCTCGGGAGGGCAAGG GATTATGAGAAGAGCATTCCTTTGGATTATCTCAAGGAACTTGATGCATCATATAAAAAGTTCTTAGATGAAATGAG AGAGATTGGTTCCAGAGTCCTAGTATATGACTGGACAGACTTTGGTTACAAGTTTGAG GTGGCAGAGGACATTAAGAAAGGTCATGTTCTTGAATGGAAGaaggaaaacaaagacaatttcATCAAACT GAGTTCCCAAAAATCGTTAATTAAGGACATGTTAACATTAAACCACACTCTTCCAGAAGCAGTTATAAGCGAGGATGAAGAG GAACAGCATCCCAACCAGAAGCTGAAGGCTACAAAAAGTGACAAACAATCAGAGCATTATTTATCACAGCATTCGGCTCCTCCTGTAAAGGCTTAA
- the LOC138036070 gene encoding deoxyguanosine kinase-like isoform X1 produces the protein MPLMIPCRLFSSLSRNHCSKIFPSRPLQPTMIGFKSTLQGTASPAQLVIVEGNIGVGKSTLACQLAKQLNYRVFLEPTTKNPYLAKFYRDPKKYALKLQLWIFRQRFKTYVDATEHVLKYGQGVLLDRSVFSDSVFAEANYQHGTISQAGYDHYKQLREKSLEAMLIPHTTLYLDVQPKTCNQRILGRARDYEKSIPLDYLKELDASYKKFLDEMREIGSRVLVYDWTDFGYKFEVAEDIKKGHVLEWKKENKDNFIKLSSQKSLIKDMLTLNHTLPEAVISEDEEEQHPNQKLKATKSDKQSEHYLSQHSAPPVKA, from the exons ATGCCCTTAATGATACCATGCCGTCTGTTCAGTTCTCTCAGCAGAAATCACTGCTCGAAAATCTTTCCGTCAAGACCTCTACAACCAACCATGATTGGTTTCAAGTCGACCTTGCAAGGCACTGCGTCGCCAGCGCAACTCGTCATTGTAGAAGGAAACATTGGTGTTGGTAAATCCACATTAGCTTGTCAGTTGGCCAAACAGTTAAATTACAGAGTCTTCCTGGAACCCACGACGAAAAATCCATACCTGGCAAAGTTTTATCGAGATCCTAAGAAATACGCTTTGAAACTTCAATTGTGGATCTTCCGACAAAGATTCAAAACATATGTTGATGCAACAGAACATGTCTTAAAATATG GTCAAGGAGTATTGTTGGACAGATCTGTGTTCAGTGATTCAGTCTTTGCTGAGGCAAATTACCAACATGGAACAATTTCTCAAGCAG GTTATGACCATTACAAACAACTCAGAGAGAAATCATTGGAAGCGATGTTAATTCCACACACCACCTTATATCTTGATGTGCAACCCAAGACCTGCAATCAGCGCATTCTCGGGAGGGCAAGG GATTATGAGAAGAGCATTCCTTTGGATTATCTCAAGGAACTTGATGCATCATATAAAAAGTTCTTAGATGAAATGAG AGAGATTGGTTCCAGAGTCCTAGTATATGACTGGACAGACTTTGGTTACAAGTTTGAG GTGGCAGAGGACATTAAGAAAGGTCATGTTCTTGAATGGAAGaaggaaaacaaagacaatttcATCAAACT GAGTTCCCAAAAATCGTTAATTAAGGACATGTTAACATTAAACCACACTCTTCCAGAAGCAGTTATAAGCGAGGATGAAGAG GAACAGCATCCCAACCAGAAGCTGAAGGCTACAAAAAGTGACAAACAATCAGAGCATTATTTATCACAGCATTCGGCTCCTCCTGTAAAGGCTTAA